Proteins co-encoded in one Methylobacterium sp. WL1 genomic window:
- a CDS encoding helix-turn-helix domain-containing protein: MKLLFSTDNIPIDARFKRWLETLEEQRLPLEQQQLDAAPFEARLEIATLGPLTMTRVSEGPLRSEATPGKIRRLGDAGCISVGLTLAGTTTVEQRDRVSTQRPGDLVVIEHQPTVMTTSPGNQSLYLKMPRERLEDVLGPAHRYAARTVGADLATANLATGYFVELSRMHHQLDPVAAARMGSIGVDLIVASIAERMALDLPQPLSGNVLVQRAKAHVEANLGDPTLDPPQLAAAVGVSLRRLEELFHERGQHVSDWIWQRRLEVAADRLTDPAFTNLTIETLAAGCGFTSRVYFTRRFKNRFGLTPSDFRYAVGLSPE, translated from the coding sequence ATGAAATTATTGTTTTCGACCGATAATATTCCTATCGATGCGCGTTTCAAACGCTGGCTGGAGACCCTGGAAGAGCAGCGCCTACCCCTTGAACAGCAGCAGCTCGACGCCGCGCCCTTCGAGGCCCGGCTGGAGATCGCCACGCTGGGCCCGCTCACCATGACCCGGGTCTCGGAGGGTCCACTGCGCAGCGAGGCGACACCCGGCAAGATCCGCCGCCTGGGTGACGCGGGCTGCATCAGCGTGGGCCTCACGCTCGCCGGCACCACGACGGTCGAGCAGCGGGATCGGGTCTCGACGCAGCGGCCGGGCGACCTGGTGGTGATCGAGCATCAGCCGACGGTGATGACGACGAGCCCGGGCAATCAATCCTTGTACCTGAAGATGCCGCGCGAAAGGCTGGAGGACGTGCTCGGGCCGGCACACCGCTACGCGGCCCGGACCGTGGGCGCGGACCTGGCCACCGCGAACCTGGCGACGGGCTACTTCGTGGAGTTGAGCCGCATGCATCACCAGCTCGACCCGGTCGCGGCCGCCCGCATGGGGTCGATCGGCGTGGACCTGATCGTCGCGAGCATCGCCGAGCGGATGGCGCTGGACCTGCCGCAGCCGCTGAGCGGCAACGTGCTGGTCCAGCGGGCCAAGGCGCATGTCGAGGCGAACCTCGGCGATCCGACCCTCGACCCGCCGCAGCTGGCGGCCGCGGTCGGCGTGTCGCTGCGCCGGCTCGAGGAACTGTTCCACGAGCGCGGCCAGCACGTTTCCGACTGGATCTGGCAACGCCGGCTCGAGGTCGCGGCCGACCGCCTGACCGACCCGGCCTTCACCAACCTGACGATCGAGACCCTGGCCGCCGGCTGCGGCTTCACCAGCCGGGTCTACTTCACGCGCCGCTTCAAGAACCGCTTCGGCCTGACGCCCAGCGATTTCCGCTACGCCGTCGGGCTGAGCCCGGAGTAG
- a CDS encoding hydroxymethylglutaryl-CoA lyase translates to MSEATMLVQEVAPRDGLQIEAAWVETADKIALVDALSDAGFSRIEVSSFVSPRAVPALRDAAEVFAGIRRRPGTVYVALVPNPKGAERALAAGVGEINLVASVSETHNRANMGMSPDDSIAGFSRIMATVTGSAVLTNATVATAFGCPFEGDQPADAVVAQVERYRALGITGVTLADTTGMANPRQVERLVARVLQIVPAEHLTLHFHNTRGVGLANVLAAWQAGARRFDAALGGLGGCPFAPGATGNICTEDLVSMAHEMGIPTGLDLPALIALSRDLPRLVGHPVPGQVAQAGRPCDLHPVPRAA, encoded by the coding sequence ATGAGCGAGGCCACGATGCTGGTCCAGGAGGTCGCGCCCCGCGACGGCCTGCAGATCGAGGCGGCCTGGGTCGAGACCGCCGACAAGATCGCCCTGGTGGACGCGCTCTCGGATGCGGGCTTCTCCCGCATCGAGGTCTCGTCCTTCGTTTCTCCCAGGGCGGTACCGGCCCTGCGCGACGCCGCCGAGGTCTTCGCCGGGATCCGCCGCCGGCCCGGCACGGTCTACGTGGCGCTCGTCCCGAACCCGAAGGGCGCCGAGCGGGCGCTGGCCGCCGGGGTCGGCGAGATCAATCTCGTCGCCTCGGTGAGCGAGACCCACAACCGCGCCAACATGGGCATGAGCCCGGACGACTCGATCGCGGGCTTCTCCCGCATCATGGCGACCGTGACGGGCTCGGCCGTCCTGACTAATGCGACGGTCGCCACGGCCTTCGGCTGCCCGTTCGAGGGCGACCAGCCGGCCGACGCGGTCGTCGCGCAGGTGGAGCGCTATCGTGCGCTCGGCATCACCGGCGTGACGCTCGCCGACACCACCGGCATGGCCAACCCGCGCCAGGTCGAGCGCCTCGTCGCCCGCGTCCTGCAGATCGTCCCGGCCGAGCATCTGACGCTGCATTTCCACAACACCCGCGGGGTCGGCCTCGCCAACGTGCTGGCGGCTTGGCAGGCGGGCGCGCGCCGCTTCGATGCGGCGCTCGGCGGCCTGGGCGGCTGCCCGTTCGCCCCGGGCGCCACCGGCAACATCTGCACCGAGGATCTGGTCAGCATGGCCCACGAGATGGGGATCCCGACCGGCCTCGACCTGCCGGCCCTGATCGCCCTGTCCCGGGACCTGCCCCGGCTGGTCGGCCACCCGGTGCCCGGTCAGGTCGCCCAGGCGGGCCGGCCCTGCGACCTGCACCCGGTCCCACGGGCCGCCTGA
- a CDS encoding LysR family transcriptional regulator, whose amino-acid sequence MSRLDLKTLRLFAAICEAGTLNGAARRAAIAPSAVSKRLAELERALGCALLTREPRGMRPTPAGETLLHHTRRMLASAEQMALELAEHAHGVRGFVRMLANLSAIVQFLPEDLQAFLAAQEQIRVDLAERPSGGVVLGVEEGAADLGICAGGTDTRSLTAYPYRGDRLVLVMPADHPLSGHAAVALADTLDYDHVGLHVESSIYAALRDEARRLGRPLRLRIHVPSFDGICRMAQAGMGLGTIPEGVFALLGPQLNLAAVPLTDPWATRTLTLVVRPGALPPAAALLLDHLRTAGG is encoded by the coding sequence GTGAGCCGCCTCGACCTCAAGACGCTGCGCCTGTTCGCGGCGATCTGCGAGGCCGGGACGCTCAACGGCGCGGCAAGGCGGGCGGCGATCGCCCCCTCGGCGGTGAGCAAGCGCCTGGCCGAGCTGGAGCGCGCGCTGGGCTGCGCCCTCCTCACCCGTGAGCCCCGGGGGATGCGCCCGACGCCGGCCGGCGAGACGCTGCTGCACCACACCCGCCGGATGCTGGCGAGCGCCGAGCAGATGGCGCTCGAACTGGCCGAGCACGCGCACGGCGTGCGCGGCTTCGTCCGGATGCTCGCCAACCTGTCGGCGATCGTGCAGTTCCTGCCCGAGGACCTCCAGGCCTTCCTGGCTGCGCAGGAGCAGATCCGCGTCGATCTGGCGGAGCGGCCGAGCGGCGGCGTGGTGCTGGGCGTCGAGGAGGGCGCGGCCGATCTCGGGATCTGCGCCGGCGGCACCGACACCCGTTCGCTCACCGCCTACCCGTATCGCGGCGACCGCCTGGTCCTGGTGATGCCGGCCGACCATCCGCTGAGCGGGCACGCCGCCGTCGCCCTCGCCGACACCCTCGACTACGACCATGTCGGCCTGCACGTGGAGAGCTCGATCTACGCCGCCCTGCGGGACGAGGCCCGGCGCCTCGGGCGGCCCCTGCGCCTGCGGATCCACGTTCCGAGCTTCGACGGGATCTGCCGGATGGCGCAGGCCGGGATGGGCCTCGGCACGATCCCCGAGGGGGTCTTCGCCCTGCTCGGGCCGCAGCTGAACCTCGCGGCGGTGCCGCTGACCGACCCCTGGGCGACGCGGACGCTCACCCTGGTGGTCCGCCCCGGCGCCCTGCCGCCCGCCGCCGCCCTGTTGCTGGATCACCTGCGCACGGCCGGGGGATAG
- a CDS encoding CaiB/BaiF CoA-transferase family protein codes for MSGPLSGIRVLELGQLIAAPFATKLLAEFGAEVIKVEAPDGGDPLRTWRKMHGDTSLWWYLQSRNKKSIAVNLKTPEGLDIVKRLATSADVVVENFRPGGLEKLGLGWDVLSALNTSLTMVRISGYGQTGPYRDRPGFGAIGEAMGGLRYTTGSPDSPPARVGVSIGDTLASLHGVIGALMSILNVKVNGGAGQVVDVSLVESVFNVMESLVPEYDLLGEIRTRTGGALPGITPSNTYPTQDGGYVVIAGNSDPIFRRLMQAIGRPDLAEDPRMRSNEGRSQHAAMLDGVIGDWSKARSVADALAALDAADVPAGRIYSVADIVADPHYQARDMILQAELPGGTQVKMPGIVPKLSGTPGAVRWPGPALGAHTDAVLADLGLDAVAIQTLRDAGAVK; via the coding sequence GTGTCAGGTCCGCTCAGCGGGATCCGTGTGCTGGAACTCGGCCAGCTCATCGCCGCGCCCTTCGCCACCAAGCTCCTCGCCGAGTTCGGTGCCGAGGTGATCAAGGTGGAGGCGCCCGACGGCGGTGACCCCCTGCGCACCTGGCGCAAGATGCACGGCGACACCTCGCTGTGGTGGTATCTCCAGTCGCGCAACAAGAAGTCGATCGCGGTCAACCTGAAGACCCCGGAGGGGCTCGACATCGTCAAGCGACTCGCCACCAGCGCCGACGTGGTGGTCGAGAACTTCCGGCCCGGCGGCCTGGAGAAGCTGGGGCTGGGTTGGGACGTGCTCTCGGCCCTCAACACGTCGCTCACGATGGTGCGCATCTCCGGCTATGGCCAGACCGGGCCGTACCGTGACCGGCCGGGCTTCGGCGCCATCGGCGAGGCCATGGGCGGGCTGCGCTACACCACCGGTTCCCCGGACAGCCCGCCGGCCCGGGTCGGCGTCAGCATCGGCGACACCCTGGCCTCGCTCCACGGCGTGATCGGCGCGCTGATGTCGATCCTGAACGTCAAGGTCAACGGCGGCGCCGGGCAGGTGGTGGACGTCTCGCTGGTCGAGAGCGTGTTCAACGTCATGGAGAGCTTGGTCCCCGAATACGACCTGCTCGGCGAGATCCGCACCCGCACCGGCGGCGCGCTGCCCGGCATCACCCCGTCCAACACCTACCCGACCCAGGATGGCGGCTACGTCGTGATCGCCGGCAACAGCGACCCGATCTTCCGCCGACTGATGCAGGCCATCGGCCGCCCCGACCTCGCCGAGGACCCGCGGATGCGCTCCAACGAGGGCCGCTCGCAGCACGCCGCGATGCTCGACGGCGTGATCGGAGACTGGTCGAAGGCAAGGAGCGTCGCGGACGCGCTGGCCGCCCTGGACGCCGCGGACGTGCCGGCGGGCCGGATCTACTCGGTGGCCGACATCGTCGCCGACCCGCACTACCAGGCCCGCGACATGATCCTTCAGGCCGAGCTGCCCGGCGGCACCCAGGTGAAGATGCCCGGCATCGTGCCGAAGCTGTCCGGCACCCCCGGGGCGGTGCGCTGGCCGGGGCCGGCGCTCGGCGCCCACACCGACGCGGTCCTGGCCGATCTCGGCCTGGACGCGGTCGCGATCCAGACGCTGCGCGATGCGGGAGCCGTGAAATGA
- a CDS encoding MFS transporter produces MAIAVTGAPARPEDVTEAGIVRKVAWRLMPLIMVCYLFAFFDRINISFAKFQLQSDLGFSNVAYGLGASMFVVGYVIFEVPSNLFLYRVGARRWIARIMISWGIATALMIFIRTEWHFYTLRFIIGAMEAGFAPGILYYLTLWFPASHRGRITSFLFVASAFSGILGAPVAGLILGGLNGVAGLAGWQWLFLAGGLPCLVLGALVLMRLDDRISDARWLSQPEKDLLSARIAHHNREIGDHSLLGALRQPGFLMIGLVYFLLQIGSYGLNFWGPDLIKTASGSSAAYVGLLTAVPYICGAISMVVVGRLSDASGERPKFVAALAIAAAIGFFTAGLFDRQIVPLMIALALLGSGIVASIPTFWTLPAKLVTGVGAAGGIALINTLGQFGGIVSPVMVGWVKDLTGSTTPALYVIGSLCLVAAGLLLFAMPASLRRSDRGP; encoded by the coding sequence ATGGCCATCGCGGTGACCGGCGCCCCCGCGCGCCCAGAGGATGTGACCGAGGCCGGCATCGTCCGGAAGGTGGCGTGGCGGCTGATGCCGCTGATCATGGTCTGCTACCTGTTCGCGTTCTTCGACCGGATCAACATCAGCTTCGCCAAGTTCCAGCTGCAGAGCGACCTCGGCTTCAGCAACGTCGCCTACGGGCTCGGCGCCAGCATGTTCGTCGTCGGCTACGTCATCTTCGAGGTGCCGTCGAACCTGTTCCTGTACCGGGTCGGCGCGCGCCGCTGGATCGCCCGGATCATGATCTCGTGGGGGATCGCCACCGCGCTGATGATCTTCATCCGCACGGAATGGCACTTCTACACCCTGCGCTTCATCATCGGCGCCATGGAGGCCGGCTTCGCGCCCGGCATCCTGTACTATCTGACCCTGTGGTTCCCGGCCTCGCATCGCGGGCGGATCACCTCGTTCCTGTTCGTGGCCTCGGCGTTCTCGGGCATCCTCGGGGCCCCGGTGGCCGGCCTGATCCTCGGGGGCCTCAACGGCGTCGCCGGGCTCGCCGGCTGGCAATGGCTGTTCCTGGCCGGCGGCCTGCCCTGCCTCGTGCTCGGCGCCCTGGTGCTGATGCGCCTCGACGACCGGATCTCCGATGCGCGCTGGCTGTCGCAGCCGGAGAAGGACCTGCTGTCCGCCCGGATCGCCCACCACAACCGAGAGATCGGCGACCATTCGCTCCTCGGCGCCCTCCGCCAGCCCGGCTTCCTGATGATCGGGCTGGTCTACTTCCTCCTCCAGATCGGCTCATACGGACTGAATTTCTGGGGGCCGGACCTGATCAAGACCGCCAGCGGCAGCAGCGCCGCCTATGTCGGCCTCCTCACGGCGGTCCCGTACATCTGCGGCGCGATCAGCATGGTGGTGGTCGGACGCCTGTCAGACGCCTCCGGCGAGCGGCCGAAATTCGTTGCCGCGCTGGCGATCGCCGCGGCCATCGGGTTCTTCACCGCCGGCCTGTTCGACCGGCAAATCGTGCCGCTGATGATCGCGCTGGCGCTGCTCGGATCCGGCATCGTCGCCTCGATCCCGACCTTCTGGACCCTGCCGGCCAAGCTCGTCACCGGCGTCGGCGCGGCCGGCGGCATCGCGCTGATCAACACGCTCGGCCAGTTCGGCGGCATCGTCAGCCCGGTGATGGTCGGCTGGGTCAAGGACCTGACCGGATCGACCACGCCGGCCCTCTACGTCATCGGGTCGCTCTGCCTGGTGGCGGCCGGCCTCCTGCTGTTCGCCATGCCGGCGAGCCTGCGCCGGAGCGACCGCGGCCCCTGA